One segment of Nothobranchius furzeri strain GRZ-AD chromosome 13, NfurGRZ-RIMD1, whole genome shotgun sequence DNA contains the following:
- the LOC129153058 gene encoding uncharacterized protein, whose product MAQFCVETFMEAPSREVLERCRKADLLQIAVNLALDIPNPVLKKDLKLLIVEHLEDMGILKTENESGAKTEPEGSPADPDECDDPEVPAAAEDHEGETMETGKTPLTVGKSVPTSPGSPTEGSRDARLQVRLARLDMEREERAQAKRLQMELEVRRMEIEADTAVRIRKLELEAQLSNPGLHITPTKAPQPATTPAFDISKCISLMPTFRETEVDSYFVAFERIADTLQWPRGVWSLLLQCKLSGRALEVLSALPVTDSLDYDRVKTVILQAYELIPEAYRQKFRQAKKSAGQTHVEFAREISMLFDKWCASTKIKTLSDLRELILLEDFKRKLPERLVTYLNEQKVSTLSAASLLADEFTLTHREIVRRDERKDVQPVLMKKSIKRSSQNGNPETRTCYYCHRTGHVLKDCFMLQKKNGKPTAAPKEVAFLKKSPVVNPLCAAGEPDACFAPFILSGEISLTPGDADKQNVRILRDTGASQTLILSSALPFSASSSRGYAVLLQGIEMKSLPAQVHRVHLECQLVSGCFDVAICDHLPVNGVDVLLGNDVAGGKVLPLLEVVPQPQAEHVNCAADSHFYPACAVPRSQTQNNADIQLSDSVLMRLLSDDSEQTAHDELGFVPSSDAEEQREKADADPQQGEPFPLTAETLSAAQKSDITLKPYFEQVTTSDKTDKTTTHYLLDNDVLVRCWPQPAAEGMEWGLVKQIIVPSSYREHVVSLAHESDWSGHLGVNKTYKLLLQHFFWPGMKKEVSLFCRRCHVCQMTGKPNQPIPPAPLQPIPVLQGFRRPYR is encoded by the exons atggctcagttttgtgtggagacatttatggaggctccatcccgtgaggtgctggagcgttgccgcaaggctgaccttctgcagatagctgtcaaccttgctcttgacatcccaaaccctgtgctgaaaaaagacttgaaattgctcattgtggagcatttggaggacatggggattttaaagactgagaatgagtctggtgcaaagacggaaccagaaggatctcctgcagATCCTGATGAATGTGACGATCCTGAAGTCCCTGCTGCTGCGGAGGATCATGAGGGTGAGACGATGGAGACAGGAAAAACTCCTCTAACCGTAGGAAAGTCTGTTCCGACCTCCCCAGGTTCGCCGACGGAAGGATCTCGAGACGCACGACTGCAGGTGCGGCTGGCACGTCTGGACatggaaagagaggagagagcccaggctaaaagactccagatggaactggaggttcggaggatggagattgaagctgacacagctgtgagaataaggaaattggaactggaagcccagctttccaaccctggacttcatatcacgcccaccaaagctccgcaacccgccacaaccccggcctttgacattagtaagtgcatttccttaatgcctacatttagagagaccgaggttgacagctattttgtagcttttgaaagaattgcggacacgttgcagtggccgcgcggggtgtggtctctgctgctccagtgcaagctgagcggcagagctttagaagttctgtctgcgctccctgtcacagatagtctggactatgaccgagtgaaaactgttatactacaagcgtatgagttaatccctgaagcttatcgtcaaaaattcagacaagctaagaaaagtgctggacaaacacatgtggaatttgcacgtgaaataagcatgctgtttgataaatggtgtgcgtccacaaaaattaaaactttgagtgacctccgagagcttatccttttggaggattttaaacgtaagctgcctgagagactggtaacctacttaaacgaacaaaaagtcagcactttatcagctgcgtcccttttagcggacgaattcacactcactcacagagagattgtgaggagagatgagagaaaagacgttcagcccgttttgatgaagaaatccataaaaagaagctctcaaaacggaaatcctgaaacccgtacctgttactattgtcacagaacgggacacgttcttaaggattgttttatgttgcagaaaaagaacgggaagcccactgcagctcctaaggaagttgcattccttaaaaagtcgcctgtggttaaccccttgtgcgccgccggggagcctgatgcttgttttgcaccctttattctttcgggggagatctcgttgactcctggtgatgcagacaagcaaaacgttcgcattttgagagacacaggtgcgtctcaaacgttaatactgagcagcgcactcccattttcagccagtagttcacgcgggtacgctgttttgttacagggaattgaaatgaaatccctgcctgcccaggtgcaccgcgttcacctggaatgccagctcgttagcggctgctttgatgttgccatttgtgaccatttaccggtaaacggggttgatgtgttgttggggaatgatgttgctggaggtaaagtgctacctcttctagaagtagttcctcaacctcaagccgaacatgtaaattgtgctgctgattcacatttttacccagcttgtgctgtcccccgttcgcaaacgcagaataatgcggacatccagttaagtgactcggtgctgatgagactcctcagtgatgactccgaacagacagcccatgatgaacttggatttgttccgtcatcagacgcagaagagcagagagaaaaggctgatgctgatcctcagcaaggagaaccttttccacttacggcagaaaccctttctgctgcacagaagagtgatattactctgaaaccttattttgaacaggtgaccacttcagataaaacagacaaaactacaacacattatttattagataatgatgtgctggtgcgttgttggcctcagcccgcggctgagggcatggaatgggggttggtgaaacaaataattgttccatcctcttacagagaacatgtggtctccttggcacacgagagtgactggtctggccatttgggtgtcaacaaaacttataaactgttgttgcagcatttcttttggccagggatgaagaaagaggtgtctctcttctgtcggcgttgtcatgtctgtcagatgacaggaaagccgaaccagcccattcctcctgccccgttacagcccattcctgta ctacaaggtttccggaggccataccgctga